A stretch of the Nothobranchius furzeri strain GRZ-AD chromosome 5, NfurGRZ-RIMD1, whole genome shotgun sequence genome encodes the following:
- the LOC129154648 gene encoding uncharacterized protein, which yields MSTFQWEEDDFLPPGVFRLDAEPPHDGRTYVMYHGTTQAYAQSIVASGFRRSSGGMLGPGVYLSRDLQKASRYPPNHPEWDKVVIKVKVNVGRVIVINRQNHPFQKTWSNQGYDTAWVPPKCGMVRSGLEENCVWDPRRIQILQLIELIIVGY from the coding sequence ATGAGCACTTTCCAATGGGAAGAAGATGACTTCCTTCCTCCTGGAGTATTTCGACTGGATGCTGAACCGCCACATGACGGTCGCACCTATGTCATGTACCATGGCACTACTCAGGCATATGCTCAGAGCATTGTTGCCTCAGGTTTTCGCCGGTCTTCAGGTGGGATGCTTGGTCCTGGGGTTTACCTCAGCCGGGACCTTCAAAAAGCTTCTCGTTATCCTCCTAATCACCCAGAATGGGACAAGGTTGTCATCAAAGTTAAGGTCAATGTGGGGAGAGTGATTGTCATCAATCGCCAGAACCACCCTTTCCAGAAGACCTGGAGTAATCAGGGGTATGACACTGCCTGGGTTCCTCCTAAATGTGGGATGGTGAGGAGTGGCCTGGAGGAGAACTGCGTCTGGGACCCTAGACGAATTCAGATCCTTCAGCTCATCGAACTAATTATTGTCGGATATTGA